A stretch of the Lactuca sativa cultivar Salinas chromosome 9, Lsat_Salinas_v11, whole genome shotgun sequence genome encodes the following:
- the LOC111889750 gene encoding 9-cis-epoxycarotenoid dioxygenase NCED1, chloroplastic: protein MAVASTSSSTNWVNSRPTFSSSPRRRLGSSSICYSKKHNSKTIHCAIDTQSILHFPNRSPCKESTSTCHPESPSSSSSSPATPRNWNLFQKAAAMALDAIENGLTTREKKHPLPKTVDPGVQIAGNFSPVPEQPVRHFLPVAGKIPDDIQGVYLRNGANPFFQPTSGHHLFDGDGMIYAVKFDQGSASYACRFTETQRHVQERAIGKPIFPKAIGELHGHSGIAKLLLFYARGLCGLVDCSQGIGVANAGLVYFNNHLLAMSEDDLPYHVRVMPSGDLKTVGRYSFNEQLKLNSTMIAHPKLDPVSGELFALSYDVIKKPYLKYFRFSPEGKKSKDVAIDLKTPTMVHDFAITENFVVIPDHQVVFNMSEMINGGSPVVYDNEKVSRFGVLDKYASDGSGIKWVEVPDCFCFHLWNAWEEPESGEVVVIGSCMTPADSIFNESDKELKSVLSEIRLNLKTGESSRRAIISPENDVNLEIGMVNKNLLGRKTTYAYLAVAEPWPKVSGFAKVNLSTGETSKFIYGDSKYGGEPLFLPNSENEDDGHVLAFVHDEKTWESELQIVNSKTLELEATVKLPTRVPYGFHGTFISTDDLATQALS from the coding sequence ATGGCTGTTGCTTCTACTTCTTCAAGCACCAATTGGGTTAATAGCAGACCCACATTCTCTTCATCTCCTAGACGCCGATTGGGTTCGTCTTCCATCTGTTACAGTAAAAAGCACAATTCTAAAACGATTCACTGTGCAATTGATACACAATCGATCCTCCATTTTCCCAATCGATCTCCATGTAAAGAATCCACATCCACATGTCACCCTGAATcaccttcttcttcctcatcttctcCAGCAACACCACGGAATTGGAACTTGTTCCAGAAGGCTGCTGCAATGGCATTGGATGCAATTGAAAACGGGCTGACAACGCGAGAAAAGAAACACCCATTACCGAAAACAGTCGACCCGGGTGTACAAATCGCCGGAAACTTCTCACCTGTACCGGAGCAACCAGTTCGGCACTTTTTACCAGTCGCCGGAAAAATCCCTGATGACATTCAAGGCGTTTACTTAAGAAATGGAGCTAACCCCTTCTTCCAACCTACCTCTGGTCACCATTTGTTTGACGGAGATGGTATGATTTACGCCGTGAAATTTGATCAAGGTTCTGCTAGCTACGCTTGCCGGTTTACTGAAACGCAGAGGCATGTTCAAGAACGTGCGATTGGGAAACCAATTTTCCCTAAAGCAATCGGAGAACTCCATGGTCATTCTGGTATTGCTAAGCTTCTCCTTTTCTACGCTCGTGGATTGTGTGGATTGGTTGATTGTAGTCAAGGTATCGGCGTAGCTAACGCCGGCTTGGTTTACTTCAATAACCACCTTTTAGCCATGTCGGAGGACGATTTACCTTATCACGTTCGTGTCATGCCCTCCGGCGACTTAAAAACCGTTGGAAGATACAGCTTCAACGAGCAATTGAAGTTGAATTCCACCATGATCGCGCACCCTAAACTCGACCCTGTTTCCGGCGAGTTATTCGCATTGAGCTACGACGTCATCAAGAAGCCTTACCTGAAATACTTCAGGTTTTCTCCGGAGGGAAAGAAGTCAAAAGACGTGGCGATTGATTTGAAAACGCCGACAATGGTTCATGATTTCGCGATCACGGAGAATTTCGTGGTGATTCCCGACCACCAAGTGGTTTTTAATATGTCGGAGATGATCAACGGTGGATCACCGGTGGTTTACGACAATGAGAAGGTGTCACGTTTTGGGGTTTTAGATAAATACGCTTCGGATGGGTCGGGTATAAAATGGGTCGAAGTTCCGGATTGTTTCTGTTTCCACCTCTGGAACGCCTGGGAAGAACCTGAATCCGGCGAGGTTGTCGTGATCGGATCCTGCATGACTCCGGCGGACTCCATCTTCAATGAAAGTGATAAAGAATTAAAAAGCGTGTTATCGGAAATCCGATTGAACCTTAAAACAGGGGAATCAAGTCGTCGAGCCATAATCTCACCTGAAAACGACGTCAATTTGGAAATAGGAATGGTGAACAAAAACCTCCTCGGCCGGAAAACAACCTACGCTTACCTGGCAGTGGCGGAGCCATGGCCAAAGGTTTCCGGATTCGCTAAAGTGAACCTCTCCACCGGAGAAACCAGTAAGTTCATCTACGGTGACTCAAAATACGGCGGCGAGCCTCTGTTTCTTCCCAATTCAGAGAACGAAGACGATGGTCATGTACTAGCCTTCGTTCACGATGAGAAGACATGGGAATCGGAGCTTCAAATTGTGAACTCAAAGACATTGGAGTTAGAGGCAACAGTGAAGTTGCCGACGAGAGTTCCTTATGGTTTCCATGGGACATTCATAAGCACAGACGACTTGGCAACACAAGCATTGAGCTGA